A stretch of the Clarias gariepinus isolate MV-2021 ecotype Netherlands chromosome 26, CGAR_prim_01v2, whole genome shotgun sequence genome encodes the following:
- the bmi1a gene encoding polycomb complex protein BMI-1-A: MTMHRTTRIKITELNPHLMCVLCGGYFIDATTIIECLHSFCKLCIVRYLASSKYCPICDVQVHKTKPLLNIRSDKTLQDIVYKLVPGLFKNEMKRRRDFYAEHPSVDAANGSNEDRGEVADEDKRIITDDEIISLSIEFFDPKAKQQGSEGEKQTKDEVNNKRYLQCPAAMTVMHLRKFLRSKMDIPCTFQIEVMYEDEPLKDYYTLMDIAYIYTWRRNGPLPLKYRVRPNCKKMKITHTQDGLSSANRSESDSASDQANSPAGAPSTSSPLPSPSTPVQSAHPHFPHISNPVNGSPMGSPNRQFTFGNKMRKSSLNGSSTSSG; the protein is encoded by the exons ATGACGATGCATCGCACCACAAGGATCAAGATCACAGAGCTAAATCCACATTTGATGTGTGTCTTATGTGGGGGGTATTTCATCGATGCAACCACAATCATAGAATGCTTGCATTCAT TTTGTAAATTGTGCATTGTCCGCTACCTGGCATCCAGTAAATACTGTCCCATATGTGATGTCCAGGTCCACAAAACAAAGCCTCTTCTTAATATACG GTCTGACAAAACTCTGCAGGACATTGTGTATAAGTTGGTCCCGGGTCTTTTCAAAA ATGAAATGAAACGAAGAAGAGATTTCTATGCTGAACACCCATCAGTAGACG CTGCAAATGGTTCCAATGAGGATCGTGGAGAAGTAGCTGATGAAGATAAGAGAATCATCACAGATGATGAGATTATCAGTCTGTCAATTGAGTTCTTTGACCCAAA ggcaAAACAGCAAGGGAGCGAAGGAGAGAAACAGACTAAGGATGAG gtaaataaCAAAAGGTACTTGCAGTGTCCAGCTGCCATGACTGTAATGCATTTGAGGAAATTTCTGAGAAGTAAGATGGACATACCATGTACCTTCCAG attgAAGTAATGTATGAGGATGAGCCTCTTAAGGACTACTACACATTAATGGACATTGCTTACATTTACACATGGAGAAGG AATGGGCCATTACCTTTGAAATATCGAGTACGTCCGAACTGCAAAAAAATGAAGATCACGCACACACAGGACGGCTTGAGCAGTGCCAACCGCTCAGAAAGTGACTCTGCTAGCGACCAAGCAAACAGCCCAGCTGGAGCCCCATCTACATCCTCACCACTACCAAGTCCAAGCACACCCGTCCAGTCAGCTCATCCTCATTTCCCCCACATTTCCAACCCAGTCAATGGTTCCCCTATGGGAAGTCCAAATCGGCAATTTACGTTCGGCAACAAAATGCGGAAATCATCTCTGAATGGATCGTCTACTTCTTCAGGGTGA